One stretch of Pseudomonas azotoformans DNA includes these proteins:
- the dctA gene encoding C4-dicarboxylate transporter DctA yields MTKIISSSVDSVDQAPARRTPLYQHLYVQVLAAIVLGVILGHFSPGLGEQMKPLGDTFIKLIKMLIAPIIFCTVVSGIAGMQDLKRIGRIGFKSLVYFEVLTTIALVVGLIGVNLFKPGAGMHIDPTSLDASAIAGYTKAAHDQSVVGFLTHIVPSTVFGAFTDGDILQVLFISVLFAFGLQLLGDTGKPLLNTIDLVAKAFFRMLKIVMYLAPLGAFGGMAFTVGKYGVQSLGAYVNLLLCYYVTGLVFVFVVLNLVARLAGFSLWKFLKYIREELVLVLGTSSSESALPRLMGKLEKLGCEKSTVGLVVPSGYCFNLDGSCINMTVLAIFIAQALDIDVSLYHQVTLLLILLLTSKGAASVTGGAFITLAATLGSIDVIPAAGLVLVLGVYRFISEGGALINVIGNGVATLFIARWDGALDREQLKRELG; encoded by the coding sequence ATGACAAAAATAATCAGCTCGTCCGTCGACTCCGTGGATCAAGCGCCGGCACGGCGCACACCGCTGTACCAGCACCTGTATGTGCAAGTGCTCGCGGCCATTGTGCTGGGGGTGATCCTCGGTCACTTCAGCCCGGGCCTGGGCGAACAGATGAAGCCCTTGGGCGACACCTTCATCAAGCTGATCAAGATGCTGATCGCGCCGATCATCTTCTGCACGGTGGTCAGCGGTATCGCCGGCATGCAGGACCTCAAGCGCATCGGCCGCATCGGCTTCAAGTCGCTGGTCTACTTTGAAGTACTGACCACCATCGCCCTGGTGGTCGGCCTGATCGGCGTCAACCTGTTCAAGCCGGGCGCGGGCATGCACATTGACCCGACCAGCCTCGACGCCTCGGCCATCGCCGGCTACACCAAGGCGGCCCACGACCAGAGCGTGGTCGGTTTCCTCACGCACATCGTGCCCAGCACCGTTTTCGGTGCGTTTACCGACGGCGACATCCTCCAGGTGTTGTTTATCTCGGTGCTGTTCGCGTTTGGCCTGCAACTGCTGGGCGACACCGGCAAACCGCTGCTCAACACCATCGACCTGGTGGCCAAGGCGTTCTTTCGCATGCTCAAGATCGTCATGTACCTGGCGCCGCTGGGCGCGTTCGGCGGCATGGCGTTCACCGTGGGCAAGTACGGCGTGCAGTCCCTGGGCGCCTACGTGAACCTGCTGCTGTGCTACTACGTTACCGGGCTGGTATTCGTGTTCGTGGTGCTCAACCTGGTGGCGCGGCTGGCCGGTTTCAGCCTGTGGAAGTTCCTCAAGTACATCCGTGAAGAACTGGTGCTGGTGCTGGGTACGTCGTCCTCCGAATCGGCCTTGCCGCGCCTGATGGGCAAGCTGGAAAAGCTCGGCTGCGAGAAATCCACCGTCGGCCTGGTGGTGCCGTCCGGTTACTGCTTCAACCTGGATGGCAGCTGCATCAACATGACGGTGCTGGCGATCTTCATTGCCCAGGCGCTGGACATTGACGTGTCGCTGTACCACCAGGTGACCCTGCTGTTGATTCTGCTGCTGACATCCAAAGGTGCGGCGAGCGTGACGGGTGGTGCGTTTATCACCCTGGCCGCCACACTTGGCTCCATCGATGTGATCCCGGCGGCGGGCCTGGTGCTGGTGTTGGGCGTGTACCGGTTTATCTCCGAGGGTGGCGCGCTGATCAACGTGATCGGCAACGGCGTTGCCACGCTGTTCATTGCGCGCTGGGATGGGGCGTTGGATCGCGAGCAACTCAAGCGTGAGTTGGGGTAG
- a CDS encoding TetR/AcrR family transcriptional regulator, which produces MAQSAKPRGKNQDTGWRGSVDVWLDAAYVALKESGIDAVRVMPLAKQLGLSRTSFYWFFEDREQLLAALLARWRDKNTGNLVHQCERYAESISEAILNVFECWLNPELFDSQFEFAVRSWAMQSAEVSAEIALADDTRISALTGMFRRFGYDDEAADVRARTIYLTQIGYISMNTSEDVVVRFRRIPQYVSVFTGKALKRRELDRFFGAFGYAETAPGEFEPL; this is translated from the coding sequence ATGGCGCAATCGGCAAAACCGCGAGGCAAGAACCAGGACACGGGCTGGCGAGGCTCGGTCGATGTGTGGCTGGACGCCGCCTACGTCGCGTTGAAAGAGTCTGGCATCGACGCCGTGCGCGTGATGCCGCTGGCCAAGCAGTTGGGCTTGTCGCGTACCAGTTTCTATTGGTTCTTCGAGGACCGCGAGCAACTGCTCGCCGCGTTGCTGGCCCGTTGGCGCGACAAGAACACCGGCAACCTGGTGCACCAGTGCGAGCGTTACGCTGAAAGCATTTCCGAAGCGATTCTCAACGTCTTTGAATGCTGGCTGAACCCTGAGCTGTTCGACTCGCAGTTCGAATTTGCCGTGCGCAGTTGGGCCATGCAGTCGGCAGAAGTCAGTGCGGAAATCGCCCTGGCCGATGACACCCGCATCAGCGCCCTGACCGGCATGTTCCGGCGCTTTGGCTACGATGACGAGGCCGCCGATGTGCGCGCGCGGACCATCTACCTGACGCAGATCGGCTACATCTCGATGAACACCAGCGAGGACGTAGTGGTGCGCTTCCGGCGTATTCCCCAGTACGTCAGTGTGTTCACCGGCAAGGCCTTGAAGCGGCGCGAACTGGACCGCTTCTTCGGGGCGTTTGGCTACGCCGAGACCGCACCGGGGGAGTTTGAGCCGCTTTAG